Sequence from the Chryseobacterium culicis genome:
GGACCAGACTCTTTTTTTGCCTGTTTAAGGTGGAACAGAACCATATCTACATTCTTTTTCAGGAAAGTGATATTGCCTTTAATATCAGAGTATTGATACTCTTCATTGGAGGCTGTATATTCAGGTAAAGCATCACTTTTTTTAAGGTCAAAAGTTTTGCCGTTTAAATGGATTGTTGCTGTATTTTTGGTGTTGTTGATGGTTACTTCTATCTTTTCTCCATAGCTGTCCATATACACCTCTTTTGAGATATCATCTGTATTTTCGGGAACAACAGCCGTGATGGTTTCAGTTTCTTTTCCGGGATGTTTACACGCTGTTAGGGAAATAATGGTCAATCCAAAAAGGACTGGTAATAATAATTTTTTCATAGTGATAAGTGATTTTAAAGTGTTTCATGAATTACG
This genomic interval carries:
- a CDS encoding multicopper oxidase domain-containing protein, whose translation is MKKLLLPVLFGLTIISLTACKHPGKETETITAVVPENTDDISKEVYMDSYGEKIEVTINNTKNTATIHLNGKTFDLKKSDALPEYTASNEEYQYSDIKGNITFLKKNVDMVLFHLKQAKKESGPAKMASY